ACGGAGACCTTCCACCTGAGGGGTAACCGAGGGGCACGCAGGGGTCTGGGTgggaagagatggggagggggccGTTGGAACCTCGCAGGCCGCTCTCCCTCTCATTGTGCCCTTGGGCTGGACCTGCCAGTTCTGCCccttcctggcctctgccccaCAGCCTGACTGACCCAAGGTGCACAGGGTTGCTGCATCCCTGCCCAGAGCCCTGAAACTGGTTGGGGTGCTTTTCCTCCATCCCATTGTCTCTGCACCTGCCCTCTTGTTGGAGGACTGATTGGTCAGCAAGCCACCAGCTTTCACGAGCATTCGGTTTTTAACATAAACATACTCTGACCTAGTACCATTTAAGACAATATGTTAGATTTGGGGAGAAGGCGCAGAAACcaggaagggagggtggggaagTGCACAACTGAGATCAGGCGCCTCAGGAAGAGCAGGTGAGCACAGCCCTGCAGCTTCCTCTGGAAGTCATTCTTGAAGGAGTGAGGTGGGGGGGCAAGGCCTGGAGGCCCTGGGCACAGCTTAGCCCTGGGTCATCTGTGTGGGAGTGGGACCCTATCCAGAGAAATAGCAGACTTGGGTCTCCATGGGGTGTCCTGAGACCCCTGTCACCCCCTCTGGGGGCTCAGACCAGCACTTGTTCACATCGCAGCGTCAGATGTGAACCTTGAGCAAGTCCTTCCCCCATGCCTCAGTTCCCCCGTCTCCAGAGAGGACTTGACCTCTCCGGCCCTGGTAGCCTGACATTCTGGGAACTGCAGCAAGGGGAGGGTGGTCCTCCTCAGCCAACAGGTGATTGGCGTCCCCCACAGTGGAATCTCGTGTGTGAGGATGGCTGGAAGGTACCCCTGGAGGAGATGAGCCACCTCCTAGGCTGGCTGCTGGGCTGCGTCCTGCTGGGCATGGGCTGTGACTGGTGAGTCCTGCCCCAGCCGCGCTCCTGTCAAGGCTCCAGGGTCTGGCTAGATCCCCGAGCTGTCCTGCCCTCATCCGCACGTGTCCCCTGCTGCCCCAGGTTTGGACGTCGGGCTGTGTTCGTGGCCTCCCTGGTGCTGGGGGTCAGTGAGGCCCTGGCTGCCAGCTTTCCTGCCCTGCTGGCTCTGAGGCTGCTGCACGGGGGGGCCTTGGCAGGCTTTTCCCTTGCCCTCTATGTGGCTCGTGAGTACCACGGGGTGCTTCTGGGGCCAGCTCCTCGGGCCAGGCCTCCTCCTCAGCTCAGCTGCGGGGCCAGTCAGGTGGTGTGGGAGGCCCCTCTGGCACTCACTGAGGGCCCTTCTTGAGAGGGCGGGAGGGGCACTCTGTTCTGGGAGCTCTGCTGTCGGCCGGCATTTCCGGTCACTGGAGGAGGCAGTACCTGGGGTTGGCCTCAGACACCATAGGTTAGGGACTAGTCCCCCACAGCCCTGGACAGGGCGGCTCTCCCGAGGGGCCTCAGTCTCAGGCTGTTTCTGCCCAGGCTTGGAGCTGTGTGACCCCCCAACCGCCTGGTATTCTCCGTGGCAGCTGGCCTCTTCTCGGTGCTGGGCACTCTGCTGCTGCCGGGCCTAGCCCTGCTCGCACAGGACTGGCGCCTTCTGCAGGGGCTGAGCGCCCTGGTAACGGGGCTCTTGCTGCTCTTTTGGGGGTGAGTATGGTGGTAGGTAGTTCAGTAACACTTCCCCATGCACCTTTGTACAGCACCGGCATGTGGGTATGGGGCAGGAGAGCCATGGCTTGTCCTCaccccctgggtcctgggagggggcactggcccctggcccctgccgTCCTTGCACAGAGGACCCATGAGCATCTTCACCCCACACTTGCAGGTTCCCAGCCCTGTTCCCTGAGTCTCCCTGCTGGCTGCTAGCCACAGGACAGCCAGCCCGAGCCCGGAGGATCCTGTGGCATTTGGCGGAAGCTGGGGGTGAGGACCCCAAGGACAGCCCGGAGGAGGAGAGCTCCCTGGCTATAGGTAATGCTCCAGCCAGGAGAGGGGAGCACTGGGTCCTGGAGGAGGGTCAGCCCCTCATATGAGCCCCCTCCTGTCCCTGGAGCCACAGAACTGGACATGCTGGGTGCAGGGAGCCCTCAGCCCCAATACCACTCCATCCTGGAGCTCTGGCACACCTGTGTCGCCTGGAGAGATGGACTCATCCTGGGCTTCAGTTCGTGAGGACAGGAGGGCATGGGTGGGTGGGCTGACGGTGTCTGAGCCTTCCTCCCAGGGTGGGTCTTTGGTCTCTGGAGTCCCCTGTCCTGGTTGGGCCATcactctgccctccctctcccccttcctctcagGCTGATCTGTGGGGGCATCAGAGCCAGCTTCCTGCACAGCCTGACCCCAAGGGAGCCCGCCTTCTACCAGCCCTACTTCCTGGGTGCTGGCCTGGAGGCCGTAGCCATCTTGTTGCTGCTGCTCATGGGGGACCGCTGGGGGCGACGCCCGGTCCTATTGCTGGGCACCCTGGTCATGGGCCTGGAATCCCTGCTGCTCCTTGCTGGGACCCAGTGTGAGTGTGGGGCCCTGCAGGCTGCGGAGGTCTGACTGGTGGTCGGGGGGGgacaggtcctgggattggccccTTCCTGGGCCCCCAAGAGAGGCACAGAGTGCTGGGATAAAACTGTGCTGCTTACCCCATTCATGTCCCCACTGTGAAACCAGAGAAACTGACACCCAAAGAGTTAAAGTGCCCAGAGGCTCCTCTGGAAGGGGCTCCATATAAGGGTCTGGTTCAAGTCGGTGGCAGCTGAATGCCTGACCCCCTGTCCTCCCAGCACAGGGTGCAGTGTAGGGCTGGGAAACTAGGCCCCTGGGTAGTGTGGGAGCCTTCTCCTTGTCCCCAGACTTGCCAGGCTGGACTGTGGTGTCCCTCTCTGTCctgggcctcctggcctcccaggCCATGTCTGCACTCAGTAGCCTCTTAGCAGCAGAGGTGCTCCCCACCGTCATCAGGTAAGCTGCTGGCTGCCGGGCCAGCCCCCTTCCCAGCTTGGCCCATCACACCCAGGTGGCCTGGAGGACACTAGTCacagaggggagcaggggagcagaggagcagagtTCCCAGGGAAAAAAAGGTTTCTGATTTCCAGGTGGGGGAGGAGAACTTTTTTCCACACACACTTTAAAGTTTGGTCTCCCTGGAGCCCCGAGCCTTGCCCCCCTGTCCCGGGGCATCCCTGGCAAGCCCCCCAATGGCACCCTCTCCCATAGGGGGGCCGGGCTGGGCCTCGTGCTGGGGGCTGGCTTCCTGGGCCAGGCAGCTGCCCCCCTGGCCAACCTGCATGGCCGGCACGGCTTCTTCCTGCACCATGTAGTCTTCGTGTCCTTTGCCGTCCTTGCCCTGCTGTGCATCCTGCTGCTGCCTGAGAGCAGGGGCCACCCACTGCCTGCATCACTGCAGGACGCTGACCGCCTGTCCCTGCTCCACGGGGGCCACCCCTGCCGGGCTCCCCCGGACCACCTGCCACTGCTGCAAGCCTCCCGCCAGCTGGCAGGGACGCCACGGGTCCAGGAGGGCTGACCGGGAGCCAGGGCCATGGAgggggctcccccacccccgctgcaGCCGCTGCTCCTCAGGGAGCACCCACCACTCACTGTGGAAGATAAAAGCATCCATGGAACTTGGTGTCCTCACTGCTGCTTCCCTCAGGCCGCACCCCCGGGGCCCACCCCGAGCCAGGGCATCCACAGCCTGGCCACCATTCCCAGCCCATGGGGTCAGGCCACCACAGCAGACAGTAGTGGGAGGAGCTGGGCTCTGCAGGTCACCACCACCCACACTGGAGAGAAGAGCAGGTTTTTAATGCTGGTGAGGAAGGGCCGATTCCTTTCACAGGAAGGTGAGGTCGGTGTGAGGGGGAGGCAGCAGAGAGCTGGGTCATCTGGTTCTCCCGTCTGCTCCTGCCCTCCAGGCTGTGAGGCTCTGCCTGGACTCCGTCCTCCCCCACAGAAGCGGGCTGCCTGGACGGGGCCCTCGGGCCGCCTCTGCCAAGTCAGCTGGGCCTCACGGCTGCTGCCCAAGAAATGACGGCTGCCCTGTGTGTCCAGGGGCTGTGCCCTCAGCAAGTAGGGGAGGCACAGATCTGCAGCAGAAAGGCCCCTCCCTTCCCTGGCCCTCAGTCCAGCCCTCATGGGGGCCCGTACAGGTCAGCCAGCCGGGCGAAGCGGGGACCCCAGTCCCAGAGGCAGCTGTAGTCTTGATCCTCATCCCCCAGGCTGGACAGGATGGAGCTCAGTGTTCCTGCCACAGAACCGTCCCCCTCATAGTCATAGATGAGAGCGGTGTCATAGGGTGGAACGCTGGGGTCACTGTCTGCCACCTCCAAGCCCTGTGGAGAGGCCCCGGGAGCTCAGACCCCTGCACACACCCCCGGGTACCCTCCACCTCTCAGGTTATAACACAGGTCAAGCTCAGCCCCAGGCACAGACACGGACCCTAAAAACGGAGGGGCCccggaggagcagaggagggctgAGCGCTGACCAGGAGGAGACCCTGCCCAGGATGTGGATTTGAAGAGAAATTTTCCTCTGGGTGGCTCTCCTGCCTTAGGGCTGGGACACCAAGACCCCCAGCATTCCATCTGCGTGAGACTACCTGCTTTCTCCCTTTTCAAGATTTGGTCAATGGTTCTGTCCCCACTCTCTCTGCACTGTCCCTCACAGGGTCACACATGCTCCTGCGCTGACCTGCATCTGGGCTTGCCACAGTCCAGGCATCTCTCTCTGAACCACTGCACCTACTGTGCCAGCGAGTGTGGCAGGTGATATAGTGACAGGTGCCCATGTGTTCTACAGCCCACCCAATTGGGTTTCATGTGTTCTGGGCATCTCTTGTGTTGAGTGCAGGAACTCCTTGATGCTGCGTCTTGACAAACCATGGGGTGCCTATATTCGACAGGCagcagcacccccagccccagggtaCCTCAGCTCAACTAGGCCCAGCATGATCTGCTGCAGGGAGAGGCAGCTTCCTCTTCTCCCAGGGCTTTGTGTCTGTGGTCTCCTCACCTCCCCAGCCTCACTCAGCCCTCAGATCCTCCTGAGCCCCCCAGCAGCTCAGCCAGGGTCCCCAGCACTGGACCCGCTCTCCATCAATGGTGCATGTCCTGAGGGTCCAGTGAGGTGTGCACACAGGTGGTCCCTACCACATGCACAACAAGGGCTACAGCATGTCCCCCTGCCGCCACCCCTCTCTGTGCACCCCAGGAGCACCTACATCATTGATGAAGTCAGCAATATTAGCAGGGCTGCTGGGCAGCAcgcggggggcctgggggcgccCTCGGCTGAACGGGGCATCTCGGCGCACTGGTGGCCGGCACAGAGCTGCCAGCTCTGTCGGGTGGCGCAGCTGGTTGATGTCATAGGCATCCTGGGGACAAAGGAGGTGGCATTCAGCTCCAATCaccaggtgggtggggggtgcctggcaGGGAGGACCTAGGAGGACCTGCAGGCCAGCGggggccctgcccctcctggagCACGGCCCACAGGCTGGGCTCCTTGGGGACCCTCCCGAccacctccccccacaccctcccttCACCTGGTCCTCCTCTCCGCCCCCTTGCTCATCGTAGTTGAGGATGTTGTCACGCAGATCATCCTGCAGCCCATGCAGAAATCCCTTGTCGCCAGACTGCTGCCGGGACCTTGCAACGAGGGCCACTGGCAGGGCCAGCActgagagggggagggggtggacagGAGGAGGTGGGTGCTTGGCCATCGAGCTGAGGCTGGActcggggctgggggtggggcggggccgcGAGGGGCGAGGCCAGAGCCCAGCAGGTGTCTGCACGCAGGCACTCACGGAGGAGCAGGATGACACTGGCCAGCACGATGACCAGGGCACCTAGGCTGACGCCCGCGCCCCCTGCCCGCCGGGCAGTGGCCCCCGGCAGACAGGCACCATCCTTGCCACAGCGGCACACCGTCACGTTCAGGGGTTGCTCACGCTGCTGGGGCGGCTGCCCTGAGTCTCTGAGCAACAGGCTGAGGCGGTGCAGACCCTCCCGGACCTGGTGTCGCAGCCGCAGCTGCGCGTGGCTCACTGCAGAAGGCGCTCGAGGTCAGCAGGGGGCTctggggcctcagtctccccatctgctCACTGGGAGTACCAATTCCCACCCTGCCAGAGAATGCCCTGCAGTGGGAACCAGCAGGACTACAGTGTTGAgtcgctgccccccaccccatctcaggTCTGGGCCCTCAGGAGTGTGGTTGGGGGAACTCACCATTAATCTGGCTGAGGCTCCAGTTCTGGGTAAGCTCTGGGACTCGGGGACTCAGCTGAAAGTGGAAGGGGGCCCCGTGGGGGGGCAGGTCCTCATCTGTGGCCCCCAGGAGAAGGCCAGAGCCCTGACCTGGCTCGCTGCACACGCTACCAGATCGGAGGGACAGCTCAGGGGCATGGTCATTGACCTCCAGGATCTCAACGGACAGGGTCCCAGTGGCTGTCCGGGGTGGGGAGGCTGCGGGCAGGACAGGCCTGGTGGACTCCTTGCTCTGCGAGAGCAGACCGCCCACCCTAGATGTCCGCCCCTGGGAGCGCATAGCTCTCAGCCCTGGGCATTGACAGGGGTGCCCAGCCtgagcccgggagcccgggagcccaggCACAGGCTTGGCCCTCACCATCGTCGCAAGCCAGGATAATGGCCCTGTACCAGCCGTCCTTGAGGAAAGGTGATGCTGGGCTGAGCACTCGCTGGGTCTGGACCCGACCCGTGGCTCTGTCCACTTGCAGCCAGTCCTCTGGGTCGTAGTCCTTGGAGTAGCTATTGGCCGAGGAGGGGACAGAGTGGCCCTGAGCTTACACAGGACCCCTGAGGGTATGGGCACACTTACACACATGAGCATATCCATGGACACATACAGTACACTCACACACATTCCCCACACTTGCATATACAATGCACACACATACGTCCTCCACATGCATTTACACACACATcccacacatatgcatgcacacctGTGCACATTCTCCACTTGCACACGTGTGCACCTCTGACACTAGTGTCCCAACTGCCTTGAGCTGGTGTTTTCTGTCTCAATTgacagataaggagactgaggcctggggccaggacctcaggaccccaTGGTCACTCAATGCCACAGCACAACCTTTCAACACATGGACACCATGGAGACAGACACGGGTGCACAGGGGCAGGGCCGGGGGTGAAATCCAAACTGTGAACTGCTAGCCCCATGGGATCATCAGCTCAGCAGGACGGGCAGAGCTGGGTGCTCAGAGGCTAGCTAGGACAGATAGGTGTCATGAGCATGTGCCAGCTAGAGCCTAGCCCTGCTGTGTGGCACAAGTTCACCCcaacatgcacacatgcatggaCCCTCAGGGATGCACACAGGCAGATGAGCCCTCTGCCCACTGGCCAGAGTACTGATGGGAACCCAACTATGCTCCTGGATCTGGCTGGGAAATAGACAAATGGGCCTGTagctccctccctcctacccctGGGGCCCCCAACCCCGGGGGTCCCCCACCTGAGCCTCTGCAGCTGCTCTGTGTCAGGGTCTTGGGCAGAGAAGGTGGCCACGGGGGTTCCGGGGAGCACCCCCTCTGGCAGGCTGGTCCGCAATGGGTTCTCCTGGAACACGGGAGCCTCGTTAACATCCTGCACCCGCACGCTGACCCTGGCCTGGCCCCGCTCGGCCCTGGGGGCAGCCGCCTGTAAGGGGGCCTCGTTCTGTACTGCCACTCTGAGGTCGTACTGCTCACAACTCTCGTAGTccaggggctggagagggagaagcagagggggaagtCCTCAGGACTAGGACCCCCAGAGGCAGCCACGGGGCAAGGTGAGGCCCCCCCAAGGGTACACTGCCCCtgtgtctctcctttcccttctactTTTCagctctggaaaataaaaatgattcaggACCAAAAGGCACAAAGAATTatgtaaaaacaataaatactCATCATTCAAACTGAATTTGTTAGGTATTACATCATCAGCTCTATGTGTCACTTGGTCAGGTGGTCCTCCCAGTGACTCGAGCAGCGCTTATCCGGGTGTTGTGGAGAAGGTGTTTGATAGCGGGGTTAAATTAACCTCTATAATCAGCTGACCCCAGTGAGTCCCGTGCGTAGCCCAAAGTCACCGAGCAGACCTGAAACTTCCTGAGGACAGAGGACTTTGCAGACTGCTGGCCAGCCCTGCAGTAAAGCTCTTCATGCTTCAGTATCTGAATATACCTGTGTCCCTGTGCGTGTGCAGGTTCCTCCCCAAGGCTGACACAGGTGTGCTCTGTATCTACACACATTGCCACCCGAAGAGGCATAGCTCCACAAACAACACACAGGCTATGGGGGTGCCAGGGGTCCGTGTGGCCTGAGCCTAGAGCCCCAGCACTGCTGGCTCCCCCAGCATCCAGTTCTTTCCAAGGATGCCCCACACGGGGTCCCCCACTCACCTTCACCACTGACAGCACGCCCTCATTGGTCTTAGGGTCTGTGCGGATAGTGAACTGTCCTTTGGGATCGCCCTCCAGGATGGTGAACCTGGCTGCCCAGTTGGGGGATCCTGGCAGGTCCCTGTCCTGCACCTCGAGCCGCCCCACGTCCACTCCGCTGACAGCTTCGGTGACCTCCATGAAGAACTGTGGGAGCCCAGACCTCATTACTGCTGGGGCTGTCGGGGGCAGGGAGACGGTCCCGCGAGGGGATGCCCTCCCTCACCCTGTCCCACCCACTAGGAGCCTCCTGGCCTTGTCTCCTGGTGAGTCAAAGCCCCCTCTGTGGGCTCAGCTGAATGCCAGGCACCCTGTGTGCTGCCTTTGGGAGGGGAGGGCCGACTGGTCCCTCCCACATGGCAGGGGTGCAGGGAAGACTCCCTCTTGCTGCCAAGGGCCACAGAGGGGTCCCCCGGGGCTGATCTCCCAGCTTCTCGTGCTGTTTATGTGCTCACGAGCAACTACTCTAACTTGGGCTCCTTCTGCAAAACTCCTGACCTCCCACCCCTCCACAAAGTCCCTTGTCCCTGCCAGGAATCTGAGGAAGGGCGGGCAGTCCCCAGCAGGGGCCAGCAGGGCTGTGCATGGTGGCAGCACCTCATCCTGGGTGAACCCGGGTGCATTATCATTGACATCCTCCAGAGTGATGATGGCCGAGGCTGTGGCAGTGAGGCCGTCTCCAGACATGTCCGCTACCTGCAGGGTCAGATTATACACGGCGACCACCTGGGGGCACAGCAACATGCAGTCAGGGAACCGAGGCACctgagggcctgggggagggcaAGGAGACACCACCTTTGGGCGCAGCCCTCCCAGGCTTTCTGGGTCTAATGACACCACCACTAACCCCAGGCTCTGCTCCAGCCCAAAGTGGGTAAGAGGTCAGTGACGAGGGTGGACATGCAGCACTTCCTGCATGCAGTGCTGGACACTGAGGGGCGCTGACAAGCTGGGTCCCTGCCCTGTGGAGCCATACCCagtggcagagagggaggcagaccaATGAAGACCACCCAATGCAGCAAGTGACCAGACAGAGCCATGGAGGGGGCCACAGGGAAACCAAGGAGGGATTCCCTGAGATGCCACAGCTGCACAAAAGCCTGGCAGTGAGGGGCAGCAGGGGTCCCGACAGAGGAAGACTGCAGAAGGGTGGCCATTACTGCAGAGCATAACTGGTCACTATGGAACCACTCACATAGCCTGACCCAAGGCCAAGAAGCCCAAAGGGGCTGGCATCACAGGCCCTTCAGTGCCTCCCTGGACCTCACCGCACAGCCAGCCATGAGGCAGAGCGGTGCCAGGCTGGGTATGTGCCCAAAGCCATCATGAGTGTCTATAGCAAGGGGGGGTGCCCTTGATTTCGGGGGCCGGGTGGAGCCTGGGAAGAGGGTCCCAACTGGAAATGAGCCGTCCCCATTGGGGCCTAGGGGACTAACAAGGGCAGAGACAGGCCGACGTGACAGTGGCTGCCCTGGTCCCCAGCACGTGTGCCAGAGTATTGGCAGCCTAACCTCCCGGTCCAGGCCCACTTGCACGGTGCGTATGTCCCCTGTGTGCTCATCGATGCTAAACAGCTGGGGACTGCCCTGCTCCAAGATGGAGTACCGCAGCGCTGCGTTGTCTGTTTCCGGATCATCAGCATCTGTGGCTTCAGCCCTGGTCACGTAGGTGCCTGGTGAGGACAGGGACAAGCAGGAATGGTGTACACGGGTGCCAGCCCCCTCAGATGTGTCTCACAGCTCCCCCATGCAGCCTATACACCCTTGAACCTTTTGCCTCATGCTAtgtggaggaggcaggggtgcCTGATAGATGTGTAATCGAGAGCTAACACCTGTGCCCCCAGACATGGAGACAGCCTGGTgggctgggagcccaatgtggggctcaatcctatgaccctgagatcatgacctaagccgaaatcaagagctggatgcctgactgagctgcccagagaCCCCAggagacttaatattgttaaatgtcagcaccacccaaagtgatctacagaatcaatgcaatctctatcaagatCCCAAGGACAGTTCTTTTGCGTAAGtagaaaaatcattctaaaattcatatagaatctcAAGGAAACCCaaataaaacaatcttgagaaagaacaaaactagaagactcatactttctgatttcaaacctCACTCCAAATGTACAGTGATCAAAACAATGTGCTGTGGCTatgaagacagacacacagaccagtGGGATAGAGAATCTGGGGAAAACCCCACACACGTGTGGTCAAATAATTTTTGGcaaagggtgccaagaccattcaaggGGGATAGGAccgtcttttcaacaaatggtgctggaagacgggcagccccagtggtgcaggggtttagcgccgcctgcagcttggggtgtgatcctggagacccgggatggagtcccaagtcaggcttcctgcacggagcctgcttctttctccctccgcctgtgtctctgcccctctctctctgtctctatgaataaataaaatctaaaaaaaaaaaaacaaaacaaatggtgctggaagaGCTGGACGTCCATGTGgcaaagaatgaagctggaccccaacctcacaccatatacacaAATTACCTCAAAGTAGGTCAAAGACCTAAATGCAagacctaaaactgtaaaactcttggaagaaaacaggGCAAATGTTTCACAACACTGGATTCGGTAATGGATTTTCAGATATGACACCCAAGGTACGGGCCCCCAAAA
The Vulpes lagopus strain Blue_001 chromosome 10, ASM1834538v1, whole genome shotgun sequence genome window above contains:
- the CDH15 gene encoding cadherin-15 isoform X1, with the protein product MDVALLLALGLLAQSLGPSLGVPGRRRLSTLYPWHRAVVSGRVRRAWVIPPISVSENHKRLPYPLVQIKSDKQPLGSVIYSIQGPGVDEEPQGVFSIDKFTGKVFLNAMLDREKTDRFRLRAFALDLGGATLEEPTDLEIVVVDQNDNRPVFRQEAFMGRVLEGAVPGTYVTRAEATDADDPETDNAALRYSILEQGSPQLFSIDEHTGDIRTVQVGLDREVVAVYNLTLQVADMSGDGLTATASAIITLEDVNDNAPGFTQDEFFMEVTEAVSGVDVGRLEVQDRDLPGSPNWAARFTILEGDPKGQFTIRTDPKTNEGVLSVVKPLDYESCEQYDLRVAVQNEAPLQAAAPRAERGQARVSVRVQDVNEAPVFQENPLRTSLPEGVLPGTPVATFSAQDPDTEQLQRLSYSKDYDPEDWLQVDRATGRVQTQRVLSPASPFLKDGWYRAIILACDDASPPRTATGTLSVEILEVNDHAPELSLRSGSVCSEPGQGSGLLLGATDEDLPPHGAPFHFQLSPRVPELTQNWSLSQINVSHAQLRLRHQVREGLHRLSLLLRDSGQPPQQREQPLNVTVCRCGKDGACLPGATARRAGGAGVSLGALVIVLASVILLLLLALPVALVARSRQQSGDKGFLHGLQDDLRDNILNYDEQGGGEEDQDAYDINQLRHPTELAALCRPPVRRDAPFSRGRPQAPRVLPSSPANIADFINDGLEVADSDPSVPPYDTALIYDYEGDGSVAGTLSSILSSLGDEDQDYSCLWDWGPRFARLADLYGPP
- the SLC22A31 gene encoding LOW QUALITY PROTEIN: putative solute carrier family 22 member 31 (The sequence of the model RefSeq protein was modified relative to this genomic sequence to represent the inferred CDS: inserted 1 base in 1 codon) gives rise to the protein MSHLLGWLLGCVLLGMGCDWFGRRAVFVASLVLGVSEALAASFPALLALRLLHGGALAGFSLALYVARLELCDPPXRLVFSVAAGLFSVLGTLLLPGLALLAQDWRLLQGLSALVTGLLLLFWGFPALFPESPCWLLATGQPARARRILWHLAEAGGEDPKDSPEEESSLAIELDMLGAGSPQPQYHSILELWHTCVAWRDGLILGFSSLICGGIRASFLHSLTPREPAFYQPYFLGAGLEAVAILLLLLMGDRWGRRPVLLLGTLVMGLESLLLLAGTQYLPGWTVVSLSVLGLLASQAMSALSSLLAAEVLPTVIRGAGLGLVLGAGFLGQAAAPLANLHGRHGFFLHHVVFVSFAVLALLCILLLPESRGHPLPASLQDADRLSLLHGGHPCRAPPDHLPLLQASRQLAGTPRVQEG
- the CDH15 gene encoding cadherin-15 isoform X3 — translated: MDVALLLALGLLAQIKSDKQPLGSVIYSIQGPGVDEEPQGVFSIDKFTGKVFLNAMLDREKTDRFRLRAFALDLGGATLEEPTDLEIVVVDQNDNRPVFRQEAFMGRVLEGAVPGTYVTRAEATDADDPETDNAALRYSILEQGSPQLFSIDEHTGDIRTVQVGLDREVVAVYNLTLQVADMSGDGLTATASAIITLEDVNDNAPGFTQDEFFMEVTEAVSGVDVGRLEVQDRDLPGSPNWAARFTILEGDPKGQFTIRTDPKTNEGVLSVVKPLDYESCEQYDLRVAVQNEAPLQAAAPRAERGQARVSVRVQDVNEAPVFQENPLRTSLPEGVLPGTPVATFSAQDPDTEQLQRLSYSKDYDPEDWLQVDRATGRVQTQRVLSPASPFLKDGWYRAIILACDDASPPRTATGTLSVEILEVNDHAPELSLRSGSVCSEPGQGSGLLLGATDEDLPPHGAPFHFQLSPRVPELTQNWSLSQINVSHAQLRLRHQVREGLHRLSLLLRDSGQPPQQREQPLNVTVCRCGKDGACLPGATARRAGGAGVSLGALVIVLASVILLLLLALPVALVARSRQQSGDKGFLHGLQDDLRDNILNYDEQGGGEEDQDAYDINQLRHPTELAALCRPPVRRDAPFSRGRPQAPRVLPSSPANIADFINDGLEVADSDPSVPPYDTALIYDYEGDGSVAGTLSSILSSLGDEDQDYSCLWDWGPRFARLADLYGPP
- the CDH15 gene encoding cadherin-15 isoform X2; the protein is MDVALLLALGLLAQSLGPSLGVPGRRRLSTLYPWHRAVVSGRVRRAWVIPPISVSENHKRLPYPLVQIKSDKQPLGSVIYSIQGPGVDEEPQGVFSIDKFTGKVFLNAMLDREKTDRFRLRAFALDLGGATLEEPTDLEIVVVDQNDNRPVFRQEAFMGRVLEGAVPGTYVTRAEATDADDPETDNAALRYSILEQGSPQLFSIDEHTGDIRTVQVGLDREVVAVYNLTLQVADMSGDGLTATASAIITLEDVNDNAPGFTQDEFFMEVTEAVSGVDVGRLEVQDRDLPGSPNWAARFTILEGDPKGQFTIRTDPKTNEGVLSVVKENPLRTSLPEGVLPGTPVATFSAQDPDTEQLQRLSYSKDYDPEDWLQVDRATGRVQTQRVLSPASPFLKDGWYRAIILACDDASPPRTATGTLSVEILEVNDHAPELSLRSGSVCSEPGQGSGLLLGATDEDLPPHGAPFHFQLSPRVPELTQNWSLSQINVSHAQLRLRHQVREGLHRLSLLLRDSGQPPQQREQPLNVTVCRCGKDGACLPGATARRAGGAGVSLGALVIVLASVILLLLLALPVALVARSRQQSGDKGFLHGLQDDLRDNILNYDEQGGGEEDQDAYDINQLRHPTELAALCRPPVRRDAPFSRGRPQAPRVLPSSPANIADFINDGLEVADSDPSVPPYDTALIYDYEGDGSVAGTLSSILSSLGDEDQDYSCLWDWGPRFARLADLYGPP